The sequence CGTCGGCGGTCATGTCGGAGTTCACGAGCTCGACGGGCGCCCCGACCTGCACGACGAGGACGTCGCGCAGCAACCCGAGGAGGTCGACGAGGGAGCGGTCCAGGACGTCCGTCTGGTGCCGGCGGGCCCGGCGCTTCTGGTCCTCCTCCAGCTGGCGGACCTGGGCGCGGACGGCGGGCGGGACCGTCGTGGACCCCTCGGCCCCCAGCGCGCGCAGCAGGTCGGCCTTCTCCCGGGCGTCGCGCTCGGTCGTGGAGGACCCGGCCTCCTCGGCGGCGACCTCGACGAGCTCACCGGCGGCGACGACCGCGTCCCCGACGCCGCGCACGCGCCGGGGCAGCCGCAGCACCTCCCGGCGGCGGATGCGGGCCCCCTCGTCGTGGGCCAGCCGCCGGGCCAGGCCGACGTGCGACTGCGCGGCGCGGGCGGCGAAGGCGGCCATCGCGGGGTCGACGCCGTCGCGGCGCACGAGCAGCTCGGCGACGGCGTCGGCCGGGGGGACGCGCAGCGGGACGTGCCGCGAGCGCGAGCGGATGGTCGGCAGGACGTCGTCGACCGCGGGTGCGCACAGCAGCCAGACGGTCTGGGCCGGCGGCTCCTCGATGGTCTTCAGCAGCACGTTCCCCGAGGTGGGGTTGAGGCGGTCGGCGTCCTCGACGACGACGACGCGCCAGCGGGCCACGGACGGACGGCGCTGGGCGGTGGCGATGAGCGGCTCGACGTCCTCGCGGCGGATCTGCATGTGCTCGGTGCTGAAGACGGTGACGTCGGCGTGCGAGCCGGCGAGCGCCGTCCGGCAGCCGCTGCACCGGCCGCAGCCGATCTCGGCCGGGTCCTCGCAGGCCAGGGCCGCGGCGAAGGCGCGGGCGGCGGTGGAGCGGCCCGAGCCGGGCGGCCCGGTGAGCAGCCACGCGTGGGTCATGCCCGTCGTGCCGTCGCGGGCGGCGCGCGCGGCGCGGGTCAGCACCGCGACGGCGGGACCCTGCCCGACGACGTCGTCCCAGACGCTCACGCTGCCTCCTGCTCGCTCGGTCGGCCCGCCCGGGTCGGCGGCTGCGCACCGACCCGCACACGACTGCGTCGCAGCGTCCCGGCGCCCCAGCCCCCGACGCGGCCCTCCTCGCTCACGCTGCCTCCTGCTCGCTCGGTCGGCCCGCCCGGGTCGTCCACGTCACGCTCACCGGGTCGTGGCCTCCGTCTTGACGGGCGCGGGGAGCAGGGGCGCGAGGTGCTCGCGCAGCTTGGCCTGCACCACCTCGGCGGTGGTCGTGGCGTCCAGGACGAGGTAGCGCTGCGGCGCGCGGGCGGCCAGCAGGAGGAACTGCTCGCGGACGCGGGCGTGGAAGGCCTGCGACTCCGCCTCCACCCGGTCGTCGGCCGCGCGGCCGGACCGGCGCCGGGCC comes from Kineococcus rhizosphaerae and encodes:
- a CDS encoding DNA polymerase III subunit delta', with translation MSVWDDVVGQGPAVAVLTRAARAARDGTTGMTHAWLLTGPPGSGRSTAARAFAAALACEDPAEIGCGRCSGCRTALAGSHADVTVFSTEHMQIRREDVEPLIATAQRRPSVARWRVVVVEDADRLNPTSGNVLLKTIEEPPAQTVWLLCAPAVDDVLPTIRSRSRHVPLRVPPADAVAELLVRRDGVDPAMAAFAARAAQSHVGLARRLAHDEGARIRRREVLRLPRRVRGVGDAVVAAGELVEVAAEEAGSSTTERDAREKADLLRALGAEGSTTVPPAVRAQVRQLEEDQKRRARRHQTDVLDRSLVDLLGLLRDVLVVQVGAPVELVNSDMTADVRAMAEASSPEETLRRADAVQLARERLAQNVAPLLAIEALALSLRPAQSGQ